The proteins below are encoded in one region of Metabacillus dongyingensis:
- a CDS encoding NAD-dependent epimerase/dehydratase family protein, producing the protein MNRALILGGTQFFGKRLVHNLLENGAKVTIATRGRTHDDFGDGVERLIIDRENKESMIKAFDHKQWDVVYDQSCFSPLEAKSAYEALHGKIRHYIFTSTMAVYEFGRGKTEEDFDPLSYEPSFKERKDYKGISGYQEAKRSAEAYLFQNADVPVAAVRPALVIGIDDYTERFLFHVKKVKNEEPIGIADPGYFYSYTSAEDAAGFLYMAGEKTLTGAYNAAFEKSLSLNDLLLKIGCAVGKKAIVTREIAKENASPYGLSGEWTLNVSKAESAGYSFEELDPYLEKLIEVMKKET; encoded by the coding sequence GTGAATCGAGCATTAATACTGGGCGGAACGCAATTTTTCGGCAAAAGACTTGTTCATAATCTGCTTGAAAATGGGGCAAAAGTGACGATTGCAACAAGAGGAAGAACTCATGATGACTTTGGAGATGGCGTAGAGCGTCTGATTATCGATCGTGAAAACAAAGAATCAATGATTAAAGCCTTTGATCATAAACAATGGGACGTTGTTTATGATCAATCGTGTTTTTCGCCGCTTGAAGCAAAATCTGCTTATGAAGCGCTACACGGCAAAATCAGGCATTATATTTTCACTTCGACAATGGCAGTCTATGAATTTGGGAGAGGGAAGACAGAAGAGGACTTTGATCCTCTGTCGTATGAGCCTTCTTTTAAAGAGCGCAAAGACTATAAAGGGATAAGCGGCTATCAGGAAGCGAAACGCAGTGCAGAAGCCTATCTTTTTCAGAATGCGGATGTGCCTGTTGCCGCTGTAAGACCTGCTCTGGTAATCGGAATAGATGATTATACGGAACGCTTTTTATTTCATGTGAAAAAGGTGAAGAACGAGGAACCGATTGGAATTGCAGATCCTGGATATTTTTACAGCTATACTTCAGCTGAGGACGCAGCGGGATTCTTGTATATGGCTGGAGAAAAAACCTTAACGGGTGCATACAATGCCGCTTTTGAAAAAAGTCTGTCACTGAATGATCTTCTGCTTAAAATCGGATGTGCTGTCGGGAAAAAAGCGATTGTGACAAGGGAGATTGCGAAAGAGAATGCTTCACCTTATGGATTATCAGGTGAATGGACACTGAATGTGTCAAAGGCTGAAAGTGCTGGATACTCATTTGAGGAATTGGATCCGTACTTAGAGAAATTAATAGAGGTAATGAAAAAAGAAACGTGA
- a CDS encoding ABC transporter ATP-binding protein codes for MLTLSQISKSYSKDQNVLMPTDLNVKKGEFVSIIGPSGCGKSTLLDIIAGINKPTKGSVKYNGEDITNKTGLVGYMPQSDVLFPWRTVLDNVILPLEIQGTGRDEARTQARGLFPKFGLAGFEEHYPFMLSGGMRQRANFLRAYLNNKELLLLDEPFGKLDAMTRLELQKWFIQICEETDQTVIFITHDMDEAIFLSDRIFILSPRPGCLIEEVNVEFTRPRKENLITSSEFALLKRRLLDVLHLKQS; via the coding sequence ATGCTGACTCTTTCTCAAATCAGCAAATCTTATTCTAAAGACCAGAATGTCCTGATGCCGACAGACTTGAATGTGAAAAAGGGTGAATTTGTAAGCATTATTGGACCAAGCGGCTGCGGAAAAAGCACATTGCTTGATATTATAGCCGGCATCAATAAGCCGACTAAAGGCAGTGTAAAGTATAATGGAGAAGATATTACAAATAAAACCGGTCTTGTCGGCTATATGCCCCAAAGTGATGTATTGTTTCCATGGAGAACGGTTTTGGATAATGTTATTCTTCCATTAGAAATACAAGGTACCGGGAGAGATGAGGCGCGCACTCAAGCTCGCGGTCTTTTCCCGAAATTTGGGCTTGCAGGATTTGAAGAGCATTATCCCTTTATGCTCTCAGGCGGAATGCGGCAGCGTGCCAATTTCCTAAGAGCATACCTAAACAATAAAGAACTTCTTCTATTAGATGAACCATTCGGCAAACTTGATGCGATGACAAGACTTGAACTGCAGAAGTGGTTTATCCAAATATGCGAGGAAACAGATCAGACAGTGATATTCATTACACATGATATGGATGAAGCTATCTTCCTGTCAGACAGAATCTTCATCCTCTCACCAAGACCTGGATGCCTAATAGAAGAAGTGAACGTAGAATTTACACGGCCAAGGAAAGAAAATCTCATTACTAGTTCGGAATTTGCTTTACTTAAAAGGAGATTGCTTGATGTTCTTCATTTAAAACAGTCCTGA
- a CDS encoding GNAT family N-acetyltransferase, translated as MNFRIRKAVKEDAKQIAVVHVDSWRTTYKGIVADEYLESLTYESKEKMWVSIDPETVFVAENQDGQIAGFAGFGPERTKEYGFDGELYAIYLLKEVQGAGIGRRLVEATANELLRKNYQSMLLWVMDENPSKGFYERFLPERIAEDVYTIDGTDHQETAFGWRDLSKLAAALKRKEGSL; from the coding sequence CGAAGCAAATCGCAGTTGTTCACGTGGACAGCTGGAGAACAACCTATAAAGGTATTGTAGCAGATGAATATCTTGAAAGTCTTACATATGAAAGCAAAGAAAAAATGTGGGTGTCTATTGATCCGGAGACTGTTTTTGTGGCAGAAAATCAGGATGGCCAAATAGCAGGGTTTGCAGGCTTCGGACCAGAGCGGACAAAGGAATATGGATTTGATGGGGAATTATATGCGATCTATCTATTAAAAGAAGTGCAGGGAGCAGGCATCGGGCGCAGGCTTGTAGAGGCAACTGCAAATGAACTGCTTCGGAAAAACTATCAATCTATGCTGCTGTGGGTAATGGATGAGAATCCTTCAAAAGGATTCTATGAACGCTTTTTGCCCGAAAGGATCGCAGAGGACGTCTATACGATTGATGGGACAGATCATCAGGAGACCGCATTTGGATGGCGTGATTTGTCGAAACTGGCAGCTGCATTGAAAAGGAAAGAGGGATCACTGTGA
- the thiT gene encoding energy-coupled thiamine transporter ThiT: MQTNTRLVFLVEAAILSAIAFLLDLATSFIGKMPQGGSISLAMIPVLIMGFRHGLKGGLLTGFLLGVLQTIMGYTTIVHPVQGFLDYFVAFTVVGAGGVFYKQVQSSLNPLNRGRLIAYVVAAAFLGSFLRFAAHTLAGAIFFAEFAGDKPVLLYSAGYNASYMVPTFIICSIVLVLMLTASKSLVLKRK; the protein is encoded by the coding sequence ATGCAGACAAATACACGTCTAGTTTTTTTAGTAGAAGCAGCGATTCTATCAGCAATTGCATTTCTGCTTGATTTAGCAACAAGCTTCATTGGCAAAATGCCTCAGGGAGGGTCAATTTCGCTTGCAATGATTCCAGTCCTGATCATGGGTTTTCGCCACGGATTAAAGGGAGGACTGCTGACAGGCTTTTTACTTGGCGTTTTGCAGACGATTATGGGCTACACCACAATTGTGCATCCAGTCCAGGGTTTTCTTGACTATTTTGTTGCATTTACCGTGGTAGGTGCCGGAGGAGTTTTCTATAAACAAGTCCAAAGCTCTCTGAATCCTCTTAACAGAGGACGATTAATTGCTTACGTAGTAGCAGCGGCTTTTCTGGGAAGCTTCCTTAGATTTGCTGCACATACACTTGCCGGCGCTATTTTCTTTGCAGAATTTGCAGGCGATAAGCCCGTTCTGCTGTATTCAGCCGGCTATAACGCTTCCTACATGGTGCCTACATTTATCATTTGCTCAATCGTCTTAGTACTGATGCTCACTGCTTCTAAATCACTTGTCTTAAAAAGAAAATAG
- a CDS encoding MTH1187 family thiamine-binding protein, producing MSSVNLAFQVLPKSSEGNTYEIVDKAIEVVQRSGVKYEVGAMETVMEGELDELIDIVKQAQDACISAGATEVMTHMKIHYRPKEGVTMDEKLKKYR from the coding sequence ATGTCCAGTGTAAATCTAGCATTTCAGGTGCTGCCTAAATCATCAGAAGGGAATACATATGAAATTGTCGACAAAGCGATCGAGGTTGTTCAGCGATCAGGAGTTAAATATGAGGTAGGTGCGATGGAGACGGTTATGGAGGGAGAGCTAGATGAATTGATTGATATCGTTAAGCAAGCGCAGGATGCCTGTATTTCAGCCGGTGCAACCGAGGTAATGACTCACATGAAAATTCATTACCGCCCAAAAGAAGGGGTCACAATGGATGAAAAACTTAAGAAATACCGTTAA
- a CDS encoding ABC transporter permease, whose product MKNLRNTVKTLSGIALPGIVLLSFLFLWELAVIVSKVENWILPRPTHIFITLAEMRGTIGGHILQTLSEAVLGLLIAVTAGVLIAILIDLSDWVRKAVEPLLVLSQTIPIIALAPLLIIWFGFGIFPKVIVVALVCFFPIAINLSDGFRLVDRDMVKLMRTLGASRRQMFLKLKLPAATPFFFSGLKIAGTYSVMGAVIGEWLGASKGLGILLTRSSQSFLTDKVFATIVLIVGLSLIIFTLIEILARIMMPWKYKQQKHSN is encoded by the coding sequence ATGAAAAACTTAAGAAATACCGTTAAAACACTTTCAGGAATAGCGCTTCCTGGTATAGTGCTGCTGTCATTCCTCTTTTTGTGGGAATTGGCTGTCATCGTTTCAAAAGTGGAAAATTGGATTCTGCCTCGTCCGACTCATATTTTCATCACGCTTGCTGAAATGAGGGGAACGATAGGCGGACATATCCTGCAGACTCTGTCGGAAGCAGTACTTGGTTTATTGATCGCTGTAACAGCGGGCGTATTGATTGCTATCTTAATAGACCTGTCAGATTGGGTTCGAAAAGCAGTTGAACCGCTGCTTGTTCTTTCACAAACCATTCCAATAATAGCGCTTGCTCCATTGCTTATCATCTGGTTTGGATTCGGCATTTTTCCTAAAGTAATTGTCGTGGCGCTCGTTTGTTTCTTTCCGATCGCCATCAATCTTTCTGACGGCTTCCGTTTAGTAGACAGGGATATGGTGAAGCTCATGAGAACGCTTGGAGCAAGCCGCAGACAGATGTTTTTAAAATTGAAGCTTCCAGCTGCAACACCTTTCTTTTTTTCAGGGTTGAAAATAGCCGGAACATACAGTGTGATGGGGGCGGTTATCGGAGAGTGGCTGGGTGCAAGCAAAGGACTCGGAATTCTATTGACTCGATCCTCCCAATCGTTTCTGACAGATAAAGTATTTGCAACAATCGTCTTAATAGTAGGTTTAAGCTTAATCATTTTTACACTTATTGAAATACTGGCAAGAATCATGATGCCTTGGAAATATAAGCAGCAAAAGCATTCTAACTAG
- a CDS encoding ABC transporter substrate-binding protein, producing MKQLVFILFSLVFILSGCGSAEKSSDEELKKVKIMLDWFPNTNHTGIYAAKENGFYKEEGLDVEIVEPGEGVSADQIVASGEVDFAVSHQENITHARSTGVPIVSIGAIIQENTSAFASLKEENITSPKDFEGKRYGGWGSPTEEAVIKAVMDKSNADFEKVDYVTLGATDFFKSIGRDTDFQWIFQGWDGVEAARQGIELNYIYLKDLDPALNYYTPVIATSESKIAKDKEMVQSFMKATSKGYQFAIEEPEEAADILIKNVPEINAELVKESQVWLSDQYQGKAKQWGIQDEKVWKRYADWMYERKLIEENIEPSEAFTNEFLPEGKK from the coding sequence ATGAAACAACTCGTATTTATTCTATTTAGTTTAGTGTTCATCTTATCTGGATGCGGATCGGCAGAAAAATCCTCTGATGAGGAATTAAAAAAAGTGAAGATTATGCTGGATTGGTTTCCAAATACAAATCATACAGGCATTTATGCAGCGAAAGAAAATGGCTTCTATAAAGAAGAAGGTCTTGATGTTGAAATAGTTGAACCTGGTGAAGGAGTCAGTGCGGATCAGATTGTTGCCTCTGGTGAAGTTGATTTTGCTGTCAGCCATCAGGAGAATATTACACACGCAAGATCAACAGGTGTGCCGATTGTTTCAATAGGAGCAATCATACAGGAGAATACTTCTGCATTTGCTTCTTTAAAAGAAGAAAACATCACTTCTCCAAAGGATTTTGAAGGAAAACGTTACGGGGGATGGGGTTCTCCTACAGAAGAAGCTGTTATTAAAGCTGTAATGGATAAATCGAATGCAGACTTTGAAAAAGTGGATTATGTCACGCTTGGAGCAACAGACTTTTTCAAGTCGATCGGACGCGATACAGACTTTCAATGGATTTTCCAGGGATGGGATGGGGTTGAGGCTGCTCGCCAGGGAATTGAATTGAACTACATCTATTTAAAAGACCTTGATCCAGCATTAAACTATTACACTCCGGTTATTGCAACCAGCGAATCCAAAATTGCAAAAGACAAAGAAATGGTTCAGTCCTTCATGAAGGCTACATCAAAGGGTTATCAATTTGCCATTGAAGAGCCGGAAGAAGCAGCGGATATTCTGATTAAAAATGTACCTGAGATTAATGCTGAGCTAGTAAAGGAAAGCCAAGTGTGGCTAAGTGATCAGTATCAGGGAAAAGCGAAGCAATGGGGCATTCAAGATGAAAAAGTCTGGAAAAGATATGCCGATTGGATGTATGAACGAAAGCTGATTGAAGAGAACATTGAACCAAGTGAAGCTTTTACAAATGAATTCCTGCCTGAAGGAAAGAAATAG